A region from the Flexistipes sp. genome encodes:
- a CDS encoding fumarylacetoacetate hydrolase family protein yields MKFVRFKTGDVEKKGIYEDGLIKRIFGSIFHEYIVTDEEYNLEEVHILPPVTPSKIVCVGRNYSDHARELGNEVPDEPMIFLKPSTSLACHESVIIYPECSSKVDHESELAVIIGKTCKDVSPESASDYILGYTCFNDITARDIQKKENKFTRAKSFDTFAPMGPFLETRLDHSNAAVRCLVNGEVKQNGNTSDMVFSVEYLISFISGVMTLLPGDVIATGTPAGVGELQPGDIVEVEIDAIGMLRNYVHKK; encoded by the coding sequence ATGAAGTTCGTTAGATTTAAGACGGGTGATGTGGAAAAGAAAGGGATATATGAAGACGGTTTGATAAAAAGAATCTTCGGTTCTATTTTTCATGAATATATTGTTACCGATGAAGAGTACAATCTGGAAGAGGTTCATATATTGCCACCGGTTACGCCATCTAAAATTGTCTGTGTTGGGAGAAACTATTCCGATCATGCCAGGGAACTTGGTAATGAAGTACCTGATGAGCCGATGATTTTTTTAAAACCATCAACATCTCTTGCCTGTCATGAATCGGTTATTATCTATCCTGAATGTTCATCCAAAGTGGATCATGAATCTGAACTCGCCGTTATTATAGGCAAGACGTGTAAAGATGTTTCTCCGGAAAGCGCTTCAGATTATATTTTGGGATATACCTGTTTTAACGATATAACTGCAAGAGATATCCAGAAGAAGGAAAATAAGTTTACGAGAGCCAAGTCCTTTGATACTTTTGCTCCAATGGGGCCTTTTCTGGAAACCAGGCTTGACCATTCCAATGCCGCGGTTAGATGTCTGGTGAACGGAGAGGTAAAACAGAACGGCAATACGTCAGATATGGTGTTTAGTGTGGAGTATTTAATAAGTTTTATTTCGGGTGTAATGACACTTCTGCCCGGAGACGTCATAGCAACGGGTACCCCTGCAGGTGTCGGAGAACTTCAGCCTGGTGATATTGTTGAGGTCGAAATAGACGCAATAGGGATGCTGAGGAATTATGTGCACAAAAAATGA
- the trmD gene encoding tRNA (guanosine(37)-N1)-methyltransferase TrmD, producing MKKFNILTIFPDYFDSFFSYGVISKGIENKLIDVEVLNIRDYTRDKHRMTDDYQYGGGQGLVMKPEPICEAVDEIQAAERSHVILLDPRGRRFDQSKAEELSEKDNITFICGRYEGVDERIRDLVVDEEISIGDFILSGGELAAAVIIDAVGRLIPGVLGDENSAEEESFSQNLLEFPHYTRPYEYRGLKVPDVLRSGDHKKIEEWRKKESIKITLQNRFDLLKDKALDIGDAEIVEKEKAKMNSGPSLYVALMHYPMLDKQGDTVSTAITNMDLHDISRSCKTFGVKKYFVVTPLEAQREIAGRVLKHWQVGYGSAYNGNRKEAFSGTVIKSSLVETISDIEDAEGEKPLLVATSAKRHEKTVAYKKIAGMAAKKPVLLLFGTGWGFVPDIMEEVDYTAEPIEGAGDFNHLSVRSAVAIILDRVVKFLQEEAS from the coding sequence GTGAAGAAGTTTAATATTCTGACCATTTTTCCTGATTATTTTGACTCGTTTTTTTCATACGGAGTGATTTCCAAAGGTATAGAGAACAAACTTATAGATGTGGAAGTTCTAAATATCCGGGATTATACCCGTGATAAACATAGAATGACGGACGATTATCAGTACGGCGGAGGACAGGGGCTGGTTATGAAACCGGAGCCCATATGCGAGGCTGTGGATGAGATACAAGCCGCAGAAAGAAGTCATGTAATACTGCTTGATCCCCGCGGACGCAGATTTGATCAGTCTAAAGCCGAAGAATTGTCAGAAAAAGATAACATAACGTTTATATGCGGAAGATACGAAGGTGTTGATGAGCGCATAAGAGATCTTGTTGTGGACGAAGAGATTTCCATAGGAGACTTTATCCTAAGCGGTGGGGAATTGGCAGCAGCTGTAATTATCGATGCGGTGGGCAGACTTATTCCCGGTGTCCTGGGAGATGAAAATTCAGCCGAAGAGGAATCTTTTTCACAAAATCTGCTGGAGTTCCCCCATTACACAAGACCCTATGAATACAGAGGGTTGAAAGTTCCGGACGTACTGAGAAGCGGGGACCATAAAAAGATTGAAGAATGGAGAAAAAAAGAATCGATAAAAATTACTTTACAAAACAGATTTGATTTGTTAAAAGATAAGGCTCTTGACATCGGGGATGCGGAAATAGTAGAAAAAGAAAAGGCAAAAATGAATTCAGGACCCAGTTTATACGTGGCTTTGATGCATTATCCGATGCTTGACAAACAGGGTGATACAGTATCTACTGCTATCACCAATATGGATTTGCACGATATTTCCAGAAGCTGCAAGACATTTGGTGTTAAAAAATATTTTGTGGTAACCCCCCTTGAGGCACAGCGTGAGATTGCTGGGAGGGTTTTGAAACACTGGCAGGTGGGATACGGCTCTGCCTATAACGGTAACAGAAAAGAAGCCTTCAGCGGTACAGTGATTAAAAGCTCGCTGGTGGAAACAATTTCTGATATAGAAGATGCAGAGGGTGAAAAGCCCCTGTTAGTGGCAACAAGTGCGAAAAGACATGAAAAAACTGTTGCTTATAAAAAGATTGCGGGAATGGCTGCTAAAAAGCCTGTTTTGCTGTTGTTCGGTACCGGATGGGGTTTTGTACCGGATATTATGGAAGAGGTGGATTATACTGCCGAACCAATAGAAGGTGCGGGTGATTTCAATCACCTGTCAGTAAGAAGTGCAGTGGCTATAATACTTGATAGAGTTGTTAAGTTTTTACAGGAGGAAGCATCATGA
- the rimM gene encoding ribosome maturation factor RimM (Essential for efficient processing of 16S rRNA): protein MKFFRIGRVAGHHGLDGEIKVRPITDNINIYNNLSHIMLSVDGEVRKSYKIESFFLQNKFFIFTLEGLDDIEEAKALKGMEIVIPETFLPGASSGEIYWYKIKGSSVFDEDGRDIGVLYDYIESGGTDVFEIKGHDGILYLISNNPDHIKKIDAERKSIFINSDGLVSEEV from the coding sequence ATGAAATTTTTCAGAATCGGCAGAGTTGCCGGTCATCACGGTCTTGACGGAGAAATAAAAGTCAGACCGATTACAGATAACATAAACATATACAACAATCTGTCACATATCATGCTGTCTGTCGACGGTGAAGTCAGGAAATCGTATAAGATTGAATCCTTTTTCCTTCAAAATAAGTTTTTTATCTTCACTCTGGAAGGGCTTGATGATATAGAGGAAGCCAAAGCACTTAAAGGTATGGAAATAGTTATTCCGGAAACTTTTCTGCCGGGGGCGTCATCTGGTGAAATTTACTGGTATAAAATAAAGGGCTCAAGTGTTTTTGATGAAGACGGCCGGGATATCGGAGTTCTCTATGATTATATCGAATCCGGCGGCACAGATGTTTTTGAAATAAAAGGACATGACGGTATTTTATACTTAATCTCAAATAATCCCGATCATATCAAAAAGATAGATGCGGAGAGAAAGTCTATATTTATAAATTCAGACGGACTGGTTAGTGAAGAAGTTTAA
- a CDS encoding YkgJ family cysteine cluster protein gives MCTKNDERTECFACGACCVAFSISTLGKESGKACNYLSEDGLCGIYSKRPDVCREFVPDEICVLIQGLSFEEKVEVLKKIYGM, from the coding sequence ATGTGCACAAAAAATGATGAAAGGACAGAATGTTTTGCATGCGGGGCCTGCTGTGTAGCTTTCAGTATTTCAACTTTGGGAAAGGAATCAGGAAAAGCCTGTAATTACCTTTCTGAAGACGGACTGTGCGGAATATATTCAAAACGCCCCGATGTATGCCGGGAATTTGTCCCGGATGAGATCTGTGTTTTAATCCAGGGGCTGTCTTTTGAGGAAAAAGTAGAAGTGCTTAAAAAAATTTATGGTATGTAA
- the prfA gene encoding peptide chain release factor 1: protein MYEKLAEVKEKYDMLTEKMTDPDVIADQNLFQKYARELSELKPIVEKYDEYTTALGLVEEAEEILAKSSDSELKEIAEAEKKENEDKLCELEHDIKRLLVPKDPFDEKNIYLEIRAGTGGDEATLFVADLLRMYTRYAERKGFKTEIVEANETGVGGYKEVVLLIKGRGAYSHLKFEAGGHRVQRIPETESGGRIHTSACTVAVLPEAEDVELQIDQNDLRIDVFRASGAGGQHVNTTDSAVRITHEPTGIVVSCQDERSQTKNKDKAMKLLKAKLLNMEIRKQEEEIAESRKLQVGSGDRSERIRTYNFPQNRVTDHRINYTSHSLDKFLEGEIDELLEALWTYDETERLKEAGL, encoded by the coding sequence ATGTATGAAAAACTGGCTGAAGTGAAAGAAAAATATGACATGCTAACAGAAAAAATGACCGATCCGGATGTCATAGCCGATCAGAATCTTTTCCAGAAATACGCCAGGGAACTTTCCGAACTAAAACCTATTGTGGAAAAATATGATGAGTACACAACGGCTCTTGGACTGGTTGAAGAAGCTGAAGAAATACTTGCGAAATCAAGCGATTCCGAATTGAAAGAAATTGCGGAAGCCGAGAAGAAAGAGAATGAAGATAAACTGTGTGAGCTCGAACACGATATAAAGAGACTCCTGGTGCCCAAAGATCCCTTTGATGAGAAGAATATTTATCTTGAAATACGAGCCGGGACGGGCGGAGATGAAGCAACGCTCTTTGTGGCTGATTTGTTGAGAATGTATACAAGGTATGCCGAAAGAAAAGGTTTTAAAACGGAGATTGTAGAAGCCAACGAGACCGGAGTGGGCGGATACAAGGAAGTTGTGTTACTGATTAAAGGCAGGGGAGCTTACAGTCATTTGAAGTTTGAAGCCGGCGGACACAGAGTGCAGCGAATTCCGGAAACCGAATCCGGCGGAAGGATACATACTTCCGCGTGTACTGTTGCAGTTCTCCCGGAAGCCGAAGATGTGGAGCTGCAGATAGACCAGAATGATTTGAGGATAGATGTTTTCAGGGCGAGCGGTGCAGGCGGACAGCATGTGAATACAACCGATTCGGCGGTAAGGATAACTCATGAGCCCACCGGTATTGTGGTTTCCTGCCAGGATGAAAGAAGCCAGACAAAGAACAAAGACAAGGCAATGAAGCTTCTCAAAGCAAAACTTCTCAACATGGAGATTAGAAAGCAGGAAGAGGAAATTGCCGAAAGCAGGAAACTGCAAGTTGGCTCAGGTGACAGAAGCGAAAGAATCAGGACATACAACTTCCCTCAGAACCGCGTAACCGATCACAGAATTAATTATACAAGCCACAGTTTGGATAAATTCCTGGAAGGGGAGATAGACGAACTGCTGGAAGCTCTCTGGACATATGATGAAACGGAAAGATTGAAAGAAGCCGGTTTATAA
- a CDS encoding DUF1385 domain-containing protein: MKNKEYSDVGGQAVIEGVMMRAPEKFVIAVRNPENQIVVQKKNVTIDNKGIFKKPFIRGLVALYNALILGVQALNFSAYHAMGEGEEKMTKKEIFLSMFLGLGLGIVLFIFLPLLITDLLKHVLPIVKQSFLAFNAVDGVIRVIFFLIYIYIISFFKDIKRVFEYHGAEHKSIFTYEAGEELTVENARSKSRFHPRCGTSFLLIVMIVSIFVFSVIPKDSHFVIKFASRLVFIPVIAGISYEILKFSSRNQSGKLIQLLIVPGLWLQKITTKEPDDKQLEVALLSLREALGENVEEEGVVYV; encoded by the coding sequence ATGAAAAATAAAGAATATAGTGATGTAGGTGGTCAGGCGGTCATAGAGGGTGTTATGATGAGAGCACCCGAAAAGTTTGTTATTGCTGTACGCAATCCTGAAAACCAGATTGTTGTTCAGAAGAAGAATGTTACCATTGACAATAAAGGTATCTTCAAAAAACCTTTTATCAGAGGTCTTGTGGCGTTGTATAATGCCCTTATTCTGGGAGTGCAGGCTCTTAATTTCAGCGCTTACCATGCTATGGGAGAGGGCGAGGAAAAAATGACTAAAAAGGAAATTTTTCTCAGTATGTTCCTCGGGCTGGGATTGGGTATTGTACTCTTTATATTTCTCCCTCTTTTGATAACAGATCTCCTTAAACATGTTTTACCCATAGTTAAGCAGTCATTCCTGGCATTTAATGCTGTGGACGGGGTAATCAGGGTGATATTTTTTCTGATTTATATTTATATAATTTCTTTTTTTAAAGATATAAAAAGAGTGTTTGAATATCATGGTGCCGAACATAAGTCGATTTTTACTTATGAGGCCGGTGAAGAGCTGACAGTGGAAAATGCACGTAGTAAAAGCAGATTTCACCCGAGATGCGGTACAAGTTTTCTGCTTATTGTTATGATAGTAAGTATTTTTGTTTTCAGCGTCATTCCGAAAGATTCCCATTTTGTAATTAAGTTTGCATCCAGACTTGTTTTTATCCCTGTTATAGCCGGGATTTCATATGAAATACTGAAATTCAGCAGCAGAAATCAATCGGGTAAACTTATTCAGCTGCTTATTGTTCCCGGTTTGTGGCTGCAGAAAATTACCACCAAAGAGCCCGATGACAAACAGCTTGAAGTTGCTTTGTTGTCTCTGCGGGAAGCTTTAGGAGAGAATGTGGAAGAGGAAGGCGTAGTTTATGTATGA
- a CDS encoding KH domain-containing protein, whose protein sequence is MKELVEFIVKSLVDNPDKVLIEEVEGEKTTVIELRVDPSDLGKVIGKQGRTARAIRTILNAAGIKKNKRVVLEILE, encoded by the coding sequence GTGAAAGAGTTAGTTGAATTCATCGTTAAGTCTTTGGTTGACAACCCGGACAAGGTTCTGATTGAAGAAGTTGAGGGTGAAAAAACAACCGTTATTGAGCTTAGAGTTGACCCTTCAGATTTAGGTAAAGTTATAGGAAAGCAGGGCAGGACAGCCAGAGCTATCAGAACAATACTAAATGCCGCCGGCATTAAAAAGAACAAAAGAGTTGTTCTGGAAATATTGGAATAA
- the rpmE gene encoding 50S ribosomal protein L31, with amino-acid sequence MKEGIHPEYKDSVIKCACGNEIHTKSTAGDTSVAICSACHPFFTGRQKFVDTAGRVEKFMKKYGEYGKKNEKKKSK; translated from the coding sequence ATGAAAGAAGGCATTCACCCGGAATATAAAGATTCTGTAATTAAATGTGCCTGCGGGAATGAAATTCATACCAAGTCAACAGCCGGAGATACTTCTGTTGCAATTTGCTCCGCCTGCCACCCTTTCTTTACAGGCAGACAGAAGTTTGTTGATACAGCCGGGCGTGTGGAAAAATTTATGAAAAAATACGGCGAGTACGGCAAGAAAAACGAAAAGAAAAAAAGTAAGTAA
- the ffh gene encoding signal recognition particle protein, whose translation MFNTLNEKLQSVFKKMRGEARITEDNIKEAIRQVKMAMLEADVNYKVVKKFISGVQEKALGEEVLKSLSADQVFIKIVNDELTSILGGEDPSASKITLSSTPPTVIMLVGLQGSGKTTTAGKLAKHFQKNDKRALMVADDIYRPAAIDQLEVLGKQLGVDVYSDKDNKNAVDIAQKSYEYAKKSAKDIVIIDTAGRLHVNNELMDELSNIKKAVSPDEILFVADAMTGQDAVNVATKFNNDLDISGVILTKLDGDARGGAALSIREVTGKPLKYVGVGEKLDAFEPFYPDRMASRILGMGDVVSLVEMAQDAIEEDEAEKLADKVSKGGMDFNDMLSQFKMIRKMGSFESIMKLMPGMGNMKNADVDEDQIKKIEAIINSMTPRERRYYKLLNGSRKKRIARGSGTSVNDVNKLISQLQQMNKMLKKFKKKYGGADKFDKNMLKNIFPM comes from the coding sequence ATGTTTAATACGCTGAATGAAAAGCTTCAGTCTGTATTTAAAAAAATGCGCGGTGAAGCAAGAATCACCGAAGACAATATTAAAGAAGCCATCAGACAGGTCAAGATGGCTATGCTTGAAGCTGATGTTAATTATAAAGTTGTAAAGAAATTTATTTCCGGTGTCCAGGAAAAAGCTCTGGGCGAGGAAGTTCTCAAAAGTCTTAGTGCCGATCAGGTTTTCATAAAAATAGTAAATGACGAACTAACCAGTATTCTGGGAGGAGAGGATCCTTCCGCTTCCAAAATCACTCTCAGCTCTACTCCTCCCACGGTTATAATGCTGGTGGGGCTGCAGGGCTCAGGTAAGACTACTACTGCGGGTAAGCTTGCAAAACATTTCCAGAAAAATGACAAACGTGCATTGATGGTGGCCGATGATATATACAGACCGGCAGCTATCGATCAGCTGGAAGTCCTTGGGAAACAGCTGGGTGTGGACGTTTATTCCGACAAAGACAATAAAAATGCAGTCGACATTGCTCAAAAATCGTATGAATACGCAAAGAAGAGTGCGAAAGATATTGTAATCATTGATACCGCTGGCAGGCTTCATGTCAACAATGAGCTTATGGATGAGCTCTCCAATATCAAGAAAGCTGTTAGTCCCGATGAGATTTTGTTTGTTGCCGATGCTATGACAGGACAGGATGCTGTGAATGTTGCCACAAAGTTTAACAATGATCTGGATATATCCGGTGTAATTCTTACAAAGCTTGACGGTGATGCCAGAGGCGGAGCCGCACTGTCCATCAGGGAAGTTACCGGCAAACCTTTGAAATATGTCGGTGTAGGGGAAAAACTGGATGCCTTTGAACCCTTTTATCCAGACAGGATGGCTTCAAGAATTCTTGGCATGGGCGATGTTGTTTCTCTGGTTGAAATGGCACAGGATGCAATAGAAGAGGATGAAGCCGAAAAGCTTGCCGATAAAGTTTCAAAAGGCGGGATGGACTTTAACGATATGCTTTCGCAGTTTAAGATGATAAGAAAAATGGGCTCATTTGAAAGCATTATGAAACTGATGCCCGGAATGGGCAACATGAAAAATGCAGATGTGGATGAAGACCAGATTAAGAAGATAGAAGCGATTATCAATTCCATGACCCCCCGGGAGAGAAGGTATTATAAACTCCTCAACGGGAGCAGGAAAAAACGTATAGCCAGAGGAAGCGGAACCTCGGTAAACGATGTCAATAAACTTATCAGCCAGCTGCAGCAGATGAATAAGATGCTGAAAAAATTTAAAAAGAAATACGGCGGAGCAGATAAGTTTGACAAAAATATGTTAAAAAATATATTCCCTATGTAA
- the rplM gene encoding 50S ribosomal protein L13 → MKTTWAKKDENRNWYTVDVEGKTLGRVASQIAKILIGKHKPEYTPFIDTGDFVVVINAEKISVTGKKLSDKKYYRHSGYLGGLKEKNLEQMLADKPEDVIKLAVKRMLPKNRLGRQMLKKLKVYAGESHPHEAQKPVLIEL, encoded by the coding sequence ATGAAAACGACATGGGCAAAAAAGGATGAAAATCGTAATTGGTATACGGTTGATGTTGAGGGTAAGACCCTTGGCAGAGTTGCCAGCCAGATTGCCAAAATATTAATAGGCAAGCATAAACCCGAATATACTCCATTCATCGATACAGGAGATTTCGTGGTGGTTATCAATGCTGAGAAGATAAGTGTCACCGGTAAAAAGCTGAGTGATAAAAAGTATTACAGACATTCCGGATATCTTGGCGGTCTGAAAGAAAAAAATCTCGAACAAATGCTTGCTGACAAGCCGGAAGATGTCATCAAGCTGGCGGTAAAGAGAATGCTTCCCAAGAATCGTCTTGGAAGACAAATGTTAAAAAAACTTAAGGTTTATGCCGGGGAATCTCATCCCCACGAAGCTCAGAAACCTGTTCTTATAGAGTTATAG
- the rpsI gene encoding 30S ribosomal protein S9 — protein MAEYFYGTGRRKTSISRVFLKPGSGVITVNGKPLESYLDRPVSRQVVKQPLEKLGVQAKFDFYITVTGGGKSGQAGAIRHGIARALLQYNPEFKKALREGGFLTRDPRMVERKKPGQPKARKKPQFSKR, from the coding sequence ATGGCTGAATATTTTTATGGTACCGGCAGAAGAAAAACATCGATTTCAAGGGTATTTTTAAAGCCCGGTTCCGGTGTTATCACGGTTAACGGCAAACCGCTTGAATCTTATCTTGACAGACCTGTTTCAAGGCAGGTGGTAAAGCAGCCTTTGGAAAAGCTCGGTGTTCAAGCTAAATTCGATTTTTATATAACCGTTACCGGCGGCGGTAAAAGCGGACAGGCCGGTGCGATAAGACACGGCATTGCAAGGGCACTTCTTCAGTATAATCCTGAATTCAAAAAAGCTTTACGCGAAGGCGGATTTCTTACAAGAGATCCCAGAATGGTTGAAAGGAAAAAGCCTGGACAGCCCAAGGCACGTAAAAAACCTCAATTTTCAAAACGTTAA
- the rplS gene encoding 50S ribosomal protein L19 yields MRNALIESVEAEYKKSDIPEFRAGDTVNVDFRIVEGNKERIQSFSGLVIRVNNNGLSSTFTVRKVVGDIGVERIFPFHSPRIEGIKVLRRGRVRRAKLYYIRERRGKAARIKERRKGF; encoded by the coding sequence ATGAGAAATGCATTGATAGAATCAGTTGAGGCTGAATACAAAAAAAGCGATATTCCTGAATTCAGGGCTGGTGACACTGTGAATGTGGATTTCAGAATTGTTGAAGGGAACAAAGAAAGAATACAGTCTTTTTCAGGACTGGTTATAAGAGTGAATAATAACGGTCTGAGTTCAACGTTTACCGTCAGAAAAGTTGTCGGGGACATCGGTGTTGAAAGGATTTTTCCCTTCCACTCTCCGCGGATCGAAGGAATAAAAGTTCTCCGCAGGGGCAGAGTGCGCAGAGCCAAACTTTATTACATCAGAGAAAGAAGAGGAAAAGCAGCCAGGATTAAGGAGCGCAGGAAAGGTTTTTAA
- the coaE gene encoding dephospho-CoA kinase (Dephospho-CoA kinase (CoaE) performs the final step in coenzyme A biosynthesis.), with protein MYLGLTGGIASGKNTVAKMFSSLGAYTIDADEISREVMSSGHKTYDKIVENFGRDILKENNEIDRKALRKIVFDNAEKRQLLESIVHPAILEEEKKRVGEIKGRDDKAIIITHAALIIEKGTFERFDGVIVVYAEREQQITRLIKRDSISREYAEKIISSQMPLDEKVKYADFIIDNTGTPEDTKQDVLRVFNAIKIYKYCFRQLRKKTSK; from the coding sequence GTGTATTTAGGGCTTACCGGCGGGATAGCTTCGGGCAAAAATACAGTGGCAAAAATGTTTTCTTCATTAGGTGCCTATACAATAGATGCTGATGAAATAAGCAGAGAAGTAATGTCTTCTGGTCATAAAACGTATGATAAAATTGTTGAAAATTTCGGCAGAGACATACTGAAGGAGAACAATGAAATTGACAGGAAAGCTCTGAGAAAGATTGTATTTGACAATGCTGAAAAAAGGCAGTTGCTTGAGTCCATTGTTCATCCTGCTATTCTGGAGGAAGAAAAAAAACGCGTAGGGGAGATAAAAGGGCGTGATGACAAGGCAATAATTATAACGCATGCTGCTCTTATTATCGAAAAAGGAACATTTGAAAGATTTGACGGAGTGATTGTTGTTTATGCTGAAAGAGAGCAGCAGATTACACGGCTTATTAAGAGAGATTCCATTTCGAGAGAGTATGCAGAGAAAATCATTTCCTCCCAAATGCCTTTGGATGAAAAGGTTAAATATGCCGATTTTATTATTGATAATACGGGAACTCCGGAGGATACAAAACAAGATGTTCTTCGCGTATTTAATGCAATAAAGATTTATAAATACTGTTTCAGGCAGCTTAGAAAAAAAACTAGTAAATAA
- the thyX gene encoding FAD-dependent thymidylate synthase has translation MKGKAVKPVVELLSHAPEPEKTVALAAKLCYSSSDIEGLREKIQAKDQGDFVNKIMGLGHFSVLEHVSFTFGVEGVSRALTHQLVRHRVASYSQKSQRYVSETEGFDFILPESIKEDSGCAERFHNLMSEISDFYGEMINKGIKAEDARYVLPNACETKIIITMNARELLHFFSLRCCERAQWEIRQMADLMLQKCYETAPLIFKNSGPGCLSGPCPEGEFACGKISAVRQKYSEMLDKYDRLN, from the coding sequence TTGAAAGGTAAAGCTGTTAAACCTGTAGTGGAACTGCTTTCTCATGCACCCGAACCGGAAAAAACAGTGGCTTTAGCCGCTAAACTTTGTTATTCCTCTTCGGATATTGAAGGCTTACGGGAAAAGATTCAGGCAAAAGATCAGGGTGATTTTGTTAACAAGATTATGGGGCTCGGTCATTTTTCCGTGTTAGAGCATGTAAGTTTTACCTTCGGCGTGGAAGGTGTCTCAAGAGCGCTCACACATCAGCTTGTAAGACACAGAGTTGCAAGTTATTCACAGAAGTCGCAGAGGTATGTATCCGAAACGGAAGGGTTCGACTTTATTTTGCCTGAAAGTATAAAAGAGGATTCCGGCTGTGCTGAACGTTTCCACAATCTGATGTCGGAAATATCCGATTTTTACGGTGAAATGATAAATAAGGGAATCAAAGCTGAAGATGCCCGTTATGTTCTTCCCAATGCATGTGAGACAAAGATAATCATTACAATGAATGCCAGAGAACTGCTTCACTTCTTTTCTTTAAGATGCTGTGAGCGGGCTCAGTGGGAAATCAGGCAGATGGCAGATCTGATGCTTCAGAAATGTTATGAAACCGCTCCTCTGATATTCAAAAATTCGGGTCCCGGATGTCTCAGCGGCCCCTGCCCCGAAGGTGAGTTTGCCTGCGGTAAAATTTCTGCAGTCAGACAGAAGTACAGTGAGATGCTGGACAAATACGATAGGTTGAACTGA
- the rpsP gene encoding 30S ribosomal protein S16, giving the protein MATKIRLMRMGRKKRPYYRLVVADSRAKRDGRFIEIIGHYNPLPDPTEYKVDEEKALKWLSDGAVPTDTARSILSRAGIMKKFDEQKHQKSS; this is encoded by the coding sequence GTGGCTACTAAAATCAGACTCATGAGAATGGGACGAAAAAAGAGACCTTATTACAGACTGGTTGTTGCAGACAGCAGAGCTAAAAGAGACGGCAGATTTATAGAGATAATCGGCCATTACAACCCGCTGCCGGACCCGACCGAATATAAGGTTGATGAGGAGAAGGCTCTTAAATGGTTGAGCGATGGTGCTGTACCGACCGATACTGCCAGGAGTATTCTTTCCAGGGCCGGAATAATGAAAAAGTTTGATGAGCAGAAGCATCAAAAGAGCAGCTAA